In Drosophila teissieri strain GT53w chromosome 2R, Prin_Dtei_1.1, whole genome shotgun sequence, the following proteins share a genomic window:
- the LOC122613549 gene encoding myosin heavy chain, non-muscle isoform X1 has translation MSEEVDRNDPELKYLSVERNQYNDPATQAEWTQKRLVWVPHENQGFVAASIKREHGDEVEVELAETGKRVMILRDDIQKMNPPKFDKVEDMAELTCLNEASVLHNIKDRYYSGLIYTYSGLFCVVVNPYKKLPIYTEKIMERYKGIKRHEVPPHVFAITDSAYRNMLGDREDQSILCTGESGAGKTENTKKVIQFLAYVAASKPKGSGAVPHPAVLIGELEQQLLQANPILEAFGNAKTVKNDNSSRFGKFIRINFDASGFISGANIETYLLEKSRAIRQAKDERTFHIFYQLLAGATPEQREKFILDDVKSYAFLSNGSLPVPGVDDYAEFQATVKSMNIMGMTSEDFNSIFRIVSAVLLFGSMKFRQERNNDQATLPDNTVAQKIAHLLGLSVTDMTRAFLTPRIKVGRDFVTKAQTKEQVEFAVEAIAKACYERMFKWLVNRINRSLDRTKRQGASFIGILDMAGFEIFELNSFEQLCINYTNEKLQQLFNHTMFILEQEEYQREGIEWKFIDFGLDLQPTIDLIDKPGGIMALLDEECWFPKATDKTFVDKLVSAHSMHPKFMKTDFRGVADFAIVHYAGRVDYSAAKWLMKNMDPLNENIVSLLQGSQDPFVVNIWKDAEIVGMAQQALTDTQFGARTRKGMFRTVSHLYKEQLAKLMDTLRNTNPNFVRCIIPNHEKRAGKIDAPLVLDQLRCNGVLEGIRICRQGFPNRIPFQEFRQRYELLTPNVIPKGFMDGKKACEKMIQALELDSNLYRVGQSKIFFRAGVLAHLEEERDFKISDLIVNFQAFCRGFLARRNYQKRLQQLNAIRIIQRNCAAYLKLRNWQWWRLYTKVKPLLEVTKQEEKLVQKEDELKQVREKLDTLAKNTQEYERKYQQALVEKTTLAEQLQAEIELCAEAEESRSRLMARKQELEDMMQELETRIEEEEERVLALGGEKKKLELNIQDLEEQLEEEEAARQKLQLEKVQLDAKIKKHEEDLALTDDQNQKLLKEKKLLEERANDLSQTLAEEEEKAKHLAKLKAKHEATITELEERLHKDQQQRQESDRSKRKIETEVADLKEQLNERRVQVEEMQAQLAKREEELTQTLLRIDEESATKATAQKAQRELESQLAEIQEDLEAEKAARAKAEKVRRDLSEELEALKNELLDSLDTTAAQQELRSKREQELATLKKSLEEETVNHEGVLADMRHKHSQELNGINDQLENLRKAKTVLEKAKGTLEAENADLATELRSVNSSRQENDRRRKQAESQIAELQVKLAEIERARSELQEKCTKLQQEAENITNQLEEAELKASAAVKSASNMESQLTEAQQLLEEETRQKLGLSSKLRQIESEKEALQEQLEEDDEAKRNYERKLAEVTAQMQEIKKKAEEDADLAKELEEGKKRLNKDIEALERQVKELIAQNDRLDKSKKKIQSELEDATIELEAQRTKVLELEKKQKNFDKILAEEKAISEQIAQERDTAEREAREKETKVLSVSRELDEAFDKIEDLENKRKTLQNELDDLANTQGTADKNVHELEKAKRALESQLAELKAQNEELEDDLQLTEDAKLRLEVNMQALRSQFERDLLAKEEGAEEKRRGLVKQLRDLETELDEERKQRTAAVASKKKLEGDLKEIETTMEMHNKVKEDALKHAKKLQAQVKDALRDAEEAKAAKEELQALSKEAERKVKALEAEVLQLTEDLASSERARRAAETERDELAEEIANNANKGSLMIDEKRRLEARIATLEEELEEEQSNSEVLLDRSRKAQLQIEQLTTELANEKSNSQKNENGRALLERQNKELKAKLAEIETAQRTKVKATIATLEAKIANLEEQLENEGKERLLQQKANRKMDKKIKELTMNIEDERRHVDQHKEQMDKLNSRIKLLKRNLDETEEELQKEKTQKRKYQRECEDMIESQEAMNREINSLKTKLRRTGGMGLSSSRLTGTPSSKRAGGGGGGDDSSVQDESLDGEDSGN, from the exons ACATATTCCGGTCTTTTCTGCGTTGTGGTCAACCCGTACAAGAAACTACCGATCTACACCGAAAAGATAATGGAACGGTATAAGGGCATAAAACGACACGAAGTGCCTCCGCATGTGTTTGCAATCACGGATAGTGCCTATAGAAACATGTTGGGTG atcgcGAAGACCAATCGATTTTGTGTACTGGCGAATCGGGTGCTGGCAAAACGGAGAACACCAAGAAGGTCATCCAATTTCTTGCCTATGTGGCAGCTTCCAAGCCCAAGGGCTCTGGTGCG GTGCCGCATCCCGCCGTGCTCATT GGCGAGCTggagcaacagctgctgcaggcAAATCCCATTCTGGAGGCCTTTGGCAACGCCAAGACCGTCAAAAACGACAACTCTTCGCGTTTT GGTAAATTCATTCGGATCAATTTCGATGCCTCGGGATTCATCTCGGGAGCCAACATCGAAACATATCTGCTGGAGAAGTCGCGTGCCATTCGTCAAGCAAAGGACGAACGAACATTCCATATATTCTACCAGTTGCTGGCGGGGGCCACGCCGGAGCAGCGCGAGAAGTTCATACTGGATGACGTCAAGTCGTATGCATTCCTTTCCAATGGCAGCCTGCCTGTGCCCGGCGTGGACGACTACGCCGAGTTTCAGGCAACGGTCAAGTCCATGAACATCATGGGCATGACATCAGAGGATTTCAACTCGATCTTCCGCATCGTGAGCGCCGTCCTACTGTTCGGCAGCATGAAATTCCGTCAGGAGCGCAACAACGACCAGGCCACTCTACCGGACAACACGGTTGCCCAGAAGATTGCCCATCTGCTCGGACTTAGTGTGACAGACATGACCCGGGCTTTCCTGACGCCGCGCATTAAAGTGGGTCGTGACTTTGTTACGAAGGCCCAGACAAAGGAGCAGGTGGAGTTTGCCGTGGAGGCGATCGCTAAGGCGTGTTACGAGCGCATGTTCAAGTGGCTTGTGAACCGCATTAACCGTTCTCTAGACCGCACCAAGCGCCAAGGAGCCTCCTTCATTGGCATTCTCGACATGGCGGGCTTCGAAATCTTTGAGCTCAACTCCTTTGAGCAGCTGTGTATTAACTACACCAACGAGAAACTGCAGCAGCTCTTTAACCACACCATGTTCATCCTGGAGCAGGAAGAGTACCAGCGTGAGGGTATTGAGTGGAAGTTCATCGACTTCGGGTTGGACCTGCAGCCTACCATCGACCTGATCGATAAGCCCGGCGGCATCATGGCACTGCTGGATGAAGAGTGCTGGTTCCCCAAAGCCACTGACAAGACGTTTGTCGATAAACTCGTGTCGGCCCATTCTATGCACCCGAAGTTCATGAAGACCGACTTCCGAGGAGTCGCAGACTTCGCAATCGTGCATTACGCCGGGCGCGTTGACTACTCGGCGGCCAAGTGGCTGATGAAGAACATGGACCCATTGAACGAGAACATCGTGTCGCTGCTGCAGGGCTCCCAGGATCCGTTTGTGGTGAACATCTGGAAGGATGCTGAGATCGTTGGCATGGCACAGCAGGCCCTGACTGATACTCAGTTCGGGGCCCGCACCCGCAAGGGCATGTTCCGCACCGTGTCCCATCTGTACAAGGAGCAGCTGGCTAAGTTGATGGACACTCTGCGCAACACGAACCCGAACTTTGTGCGCTGTATCATACCGAACCACGAGAAGCGCGCCGGCAAGATCGATGCTCCCTTGGTGCTAGACCAGTTGCGGTGCAACGGTGTGCTCGAGGGCATTCGTATCTGCCGTCAGGGCTTCCCAAATCGCATTCCCTTCCAGGAGTTCCGCCAACGCTACGAACTCCTTACGCCCAACGTGATTCCCAAAGGATTCATGGACGGCAAGAAGGCCTGCGAGAAGATGATTCAGGCGCTGGAGCTGGACTCGAACTTGTATCGAGTGGGCCAGTCGAAGATCTTCTTCCGCGCTGGTGTCCTCGCTCACCTGGAGGAGGAGCGTGATTTCAAGATCTCCGACCTAATCGTTAACTTCCAGGCCTTCTGTCGTGGCTTCCTTGCGCGTCGCAACTACCAGAAGCGCTTGCAGCAACTTAACGCTATTCGCATCATCCAGCGGAATTGTGCCGCCTACCTTAAGCTTCGGAACTGGCAGTGGTGGCGTCTGTATACAAAGGTCAAGCCCCTGTTGGAGGTTACCAAGCAGGAGGAGAAGCTTGTCCAGAAGGAGGATGAGCTGAAGCAGGTACGCGAAAAGCTTGACACACTGGCCAAGAACACGCAGGAGTACGAGCGCAAGTACCAGCAGGCTTTGGTTGAGAAGACCACTCTAGCTGAGCAGCTTCAAGCCGAGATCGAGCTTTGCGCCGAGGCCGAGGAGTCGCGTTCTCGACTAATGGCGCGCAAACAAGAACTGGAGGACATGATGCAAGAGCTTGAGACGCGCAtcgaggaagaggaggaacgAGTCCTAGCGCTGGGAGGCGAAAAAAAGAAGCTTGAGCTTAATATTCAAGATCTGGAAGAGCAACTTGAAGAAGAAGAGGCCGcccgccaaaaactgcaattGGAGAAAGTACAGCTCGACgctaaaattaaaaagcacGAGGAAGACCTTGCCTTGACTGACGACCAGAACCAGAAGCTTCTAAAGGAGAAGAAGCTATTGGAAGAGCGTGCTAACGATCTGTCCCAGACACTGGCtgaggaggaggaaaaggCTAAACACCTGGCCAAGCTGAAAGCCAAGCACGAAGCCACAATCACTGAGCTCGAGGAACGTTTGCACAaggatcagcagcagcgacaggaGTCTGATCGGTCCAAGCGGAAGATCGAGACCGAAGTTGCTGATCTTAAGGAACAGCTCAACGAACGTCGCGTCCAAGTAGAGGAAATGCAGGCTCAACTGGCCAAGCGCGAGGAAGAGCTTACCCAGACTCTGTTGCGCATCGACGAGGAATCGGCCACGAAGGCCACCGCACAGAAGGCTCAGCGCGAGCTGGAGTCGCAGCTGGCCGAGATCCAAGAGGATCTAGAGGCCGAAAAGGCGGCCCGTGCAAAGGCGGAAAAGGTTAGACGCGACCTTAGCGAGGAACTAGAGGCGCTTAAGAATGAGTTGCTGGACTCTCTGGACACCACAGCCG CTCAGCAAGAGTTGCGATCTAAACGCGAGCAGGAGTTGGCTACGCTGAAAAAGTCGCTCGAAGAAGAGACAGTAAACCACGAAGGGGTTTTGGCCGACATGCGACACAAACACTCGCAGGAGCTCAACGGCATCAACGACCAGCTTGAGAACCTGCGCAAAGCCAAAACAGTCCTTGAAAAGGCCAAGGGCACCTTGGAGGCGGAGAACGCTGACTTGGCCACTGAACTGCGCAGCGTAAACAGCTCCCGGCAAGAGAACGACCGCCGGCGCAAGCAGGCAGAGTCGCAGATTGCTGAGTTGCAG GTAAAACTGGCTGAGATTGAACGCGCCCGCTCGGAACTGCAGGAGAAGTGCACAAAACTGCAGCAGGAAGCTGAGAACATAACCAACCAGCTGGAGGAAGCCGAACTAAAGGCCTCGGCCGCCGTCAAGTCTGCAAGCAACATGGAATCACAGCTTACTGAAGCTCAGCAGCTGTTGGAGGAGGAAACGCGCCAAAAGCTGGGTCTCAGCTCCAAGCTGCGTCAGATCGAGTCGGAGAAGGAGGCTCTACAAGAACAGCTGGAGGAGGATGATGAAGCCAAGCGTAATTACGAACGTAAACTGGCTGAAGTCACCGCCCAAAtgcaagaaattaaaaagaagGCCGAGGAAGATGCGGATCTGGCGAAGGAGCTGGAAGAGGGAAAGAAGCGACTCAATAAGGATATCGAAGCATTGGAACGGCAGGTTAAGGAACTAATTGCCCAGAACGATCGCCTCGAcaagagcaaaaaaaagatTCAGTCGGAGCTTGAAGATGCCACCATTGAGCTGGAAGCGCAACGTACGAAG GTGCTCGAATTggagaagaagcagaagaactTCGACAAGATTCTTGCCGAGGAGAAAGCCATATCAGAACAGATCGCCCAAGAGCGTGACACTGCAGAACGAGAAGCCCGCGAAAAAGAGACCAAGGTGCTGTCGGTTTCCCGCGAGCTAGACGAAGCTTTTGACAAAATTGAAGACCTTGAGAACAAGCGAAAGACCCTGCAAAATGAACTCGATGACTTGGCCAACACACAGGGCACTGCCGATAAAAACGTCCACGAACTGGAGAAGGCGAAGCGGGCGCTAGAGTCTCAGCTGGCTGAACTGAAAGCACAAAATGAGGAACTTGAGGACGACCTACAGCTGACCGAAGACGCAAAATTGCGTCTGGAGGTGAACATGCAGGCCCTACGTTCCCAGTTCGAACGCGACCTGCTGGCTAAGGAGGAGGGCGCCGAGGAGAAACGACGCGGACTTGTCAAGCAACTGCGGGATCTTGAGACCGAACTGGACGAGGAGCGTAAACAGCGCACGGCTGCTGTGGCGTCAAAGAAGAAACTGGAGGGCGACCTGAAAGAGATCGAAACCACCATGGAGATGCATAACAAGGTGAAGGAGGATGCGTTGAAGCACGCGAAGAAGCTGCAAGCACAAGTCAAGGACGCGCTGCGCGACGCCGAGGAGGCAAAGGCCGCCAAGGAGGAGCTACAGGCGCTGAGCAAGGAGGCCGAGCGCAAGGTCAAGGCCCTGGAGGCAGAAGTATTACAGCTGACTGAGGATCTGGCCAGCTCAGAGCGGGCGCGACGTGCTGCCGAAACGGAGCGCGACGAATTGGCCGAAGAAATTGCCAATAATGCCAACAAGGGCTCCTTAATGATCGACGAGAAGCGCCGATTGGAGGCCCGCATAGCCACTCTTgaggaggagttggaggagGAACAGTCGAACTCAGAGGTGCTGCTGGATCGCAGTCGCAAGGCGCAGCTGCAAATTGAGCAGCTGACAACTGAGTTGGCGAACGAAAAGTCCAATTCTCAGAAGAACGAAAACGGGCGCGCTCTGCTCGAACGCCAGAACAAGGAGCTGAAGGCTAAGCTTGCCGAAATCGAGACAGCACAGCGGACTAAAGTAAAGGCGACAATCGCCACGCTTGAGGCCAAGATCGCCAACCTCGAAGAGCAGCTGGAGAACGAGGGCAAGGAGAGGCTGTTGCAGCAAAAGGCCAATCGCAAGATGGATAAGAAGATTAAGGAGCTTACGATGAACATCGAGGATGAGCGGAGACATGTCGACCAGCACAAGGAGCAAATGGATAAG CTGAATAGCCGCATTAAACTGCTCAAGCGCAACTTGGACGAGACCGAAGAGGAATTGCAGAAGGAGAAGACGCAGAAGCGCAAGTACCAGCGTGAGTGCGAGGACATGATTGAATCGCAGGAAGCCATGAATCGTGAGATTAACTCACTCAAAACGAAACTACG ACGCACCGGCGGCATGGGTCTCAGCTCCAGCCGGCTCACGGGTACACCTTCATCAAAGCGCgcaggaggaggcggcggcggcgacgaCTCATCGGTGCAGGATGAATCATTAGATGGAGAGGATTCTGGCAATTGA
- the LOC122613549 gene encoding myosin heavy chain, non-muscle isoform X2, giving the protein MAQSQNQSIEVVNGMKMVEVNSDCPEGELEQQLLQANPILEAFGNAKTVKNDNSSRFGKFIRINFDASGFISGANIETYLLEKSRAIRQAKDERTFHIFYQLLAGATPEQREKFILDDVKSYAFLSNGSLPVPGVDDYAEFQATVKSMNIMGMTSEDFNSIFRIVSAVLLFGSMKFRQERNNDQATLPDNTVAQKIAHLLGLSVTDMTRAFLTPRIKVGRDFVTKAQTKEQVEFAVEAIAKACYERMFKWLVNRINRSLDRTKRQGASFIGILDMAGFEIFELNSFEQLCINYTNEKLQQLFNHTMFILEQEEYQREGIEWKFIDFGLDLQPTIDLIDKPGGIMALLDEECWFPKATDKTFVDKLVSAHSMHPKFMKTDFRGVADFAIVHYAGRVDYSAAKWLMKNMDPLNENIVSLLQGSQDPFVVNIWKDAEIVGMAQQALTDTQFGARTRKGMFRTVSHLYKEQLAKLMDTLRNTNPNFVRCIIPNHEKRAGKIDAPLVLDQLRCNGVLEGIRICRQGFPNRIPFQEFRQRYELLTPNVIPKGFMDGKKACEKMIQALELDSNLYRVGQSKIFFRAGVLAHLEEERDFKISDLIVNFQAFCRGFLARRNYQKRLQQLNAIRIIQRNCAAYLKLRNWQWWRLYTKVKPLLEVTKQEEKLVQKEDELKQVREKLDTLAKNTQEYERKYQQALVEKTTLAEQLQAEIELCAEAEESRSRLMARKQELEDMMQELETRIEEEEERVLALGGEKKKLELNIQDLEEQLEEEEAARQKLQLEKVQLDAKIKKHEEDLALTDDQNQKLLKEKKLLEERANDLSQTLAEEEEKAKHLAKLKAKHEATITELEERLHKDQQQRQESDRSKRKIETEVADLKEQLNERRVQVEEMQAQLAKREEELTQTLLRIDEESATKATAQKAQRELESQLAEIQEDLEAEKAARAKAEKVRRDLSEELEALKNELLDSLDTTAAQQELRSKREQELATLKKSLEEETVNHEGVLADMRHKHSQELNGINDQLENLRKAKTVLEKAKGTLEAENADLATELRSVNSSRQENDRRRKQAESQIAELQVKLAEIERARSELQEKCTKLQQEAENITNQLEEAELKASAAVKSASNMESQLTEAQQLLEEETRQKLGLSSKLRQIESEKEALQEQLEEDDEAKRNYERKLAEVTAQMQEIKKKAEEDADLAKELEEGKKRLNKDIEALERQVKELIAQNDRLDKSKKKIQSELEDATIELEAQRTKVLELEKKQKNFDKILAEEKAISEQIAQERDTAEREAREKETKVLSVSRELDEAFDKIEDLENKRKTLQNELDDLANTQGTADKNVHELEKAKRALESQLAELKAQNEELEDDLQLTEDAKLRLEVNMQALRSQFERDLLAKEEGAEEKRRGLVKQLRDLETELDEERKQRTAAVASKKKLEGDLKEIETTMEMHNKVKEDALKHAKKLQAQVKDALRDAEEAKAAKEELQALSKEAERKVKALEAEVLQLTEDLASSERARRAAETERDELAEEIANNANKGSLMIDEKRRLEARIATLEEELEEEQSNSEVLLDRSRKAQLQIEQLTTELANEKSNSQKNENGRALLERQNKELKAKLAEIETAQRTKVKATIATLEAKIANLEEQLENEGKERLLQQKANRKMDKKIKELTMNIEDERRHVDQHKEQMDKLNSRIKLLKRNLDETEEELQKEKTQKRKYQRECEDMIESQEAMNREINSLKTKLRRTGGMGLSSSRLTGTPSSKRAGGGGGGDDSSVQDESLDGEDSGN; this is encoded by the exons ATGGCCCAAAGTCAGAATCAGTCGATCGAGGTAGTCAATGGAATGAAGATGGTGGAAGTTAATTCCGACTGTCCAGAG GGCGAGCTggagcaacagctgctgcaggcAAATCCCATTCTGGAGGCCTTTGGCAACGCCAAGACCGTCAAAAACGACAACTCTTCGCGTTTT GGTAAATTCATTCGGATCAATTTCGATGCCTCGGGATTCATCTCGGGAGCCAACATCGAAACATATCTGCTGGAGAAGTCGCGTGCCATTCGTCAAGCAAAGGACGAACGAACATTCCATATATTCTACCAGTTGCTGGCGGGGGCCACGCCGGAGCAGCGCGAGAAGTTCATACTGGATGACGTCAAGTCGTATGCATTCCTTTCCAATGGCAGCCTGCCTGTGCCCGGCGTGGACGACTACGCCGAGTTTCAGGCAACGGTCAAGTCCATGAACATCATGGGCATGACATCAGAGGATTTCAACTCGATCTTCCGCATCGTGAGCGCCGTCCTACTGTTCGGCAGCATGAAATTCCGTCAGGAGCGCAACAACGACCAGGCCACTCTACCGGACAACACGGTTGCCCAGAAGATTGCCCATCTGCTCGGACTTAGTGTGACAGACATGACCCGGGCTTTCCTGACGCCGCGCATTAAAGTGGGTCGTGACTTTGTTACGAAGGCCCAGACAAAGGAGCAGGTGGAGTTTGCCGTGGAGGCGATCGCTAAGGCGTGTTACGAGCGCATGTTCAAGTGGCTTGTGAACCGCATTAACCGTTCTCTAGACCGCACCAAGCGCCAAGGAGCCTCCTTCATTGGCATTCTCGACATGGCGGGCTTCGAAATCTTTGAGCTCAACTCCTTTGAGCAGCTGTGTATTAACTACACCAACGAGAAACTGCAGCAGCTCTTTAACCACACCATGTTCATCCTGGAGCAGGAAGAGTACCAGCGTGAGGGTATTGAGTGGAAGTTCATCGACTTCGGGTTGGACCTGCAGCCTACCATCGACCTGATCGATAAGCCCGGCGGCATCATGGCACTGCTGGATGAAGAGTGCTGGTTCCCCAAAGCCACTGACAAGACGTTTGTCGATAAACTCGTGTCGGCCCATTCTATGCACCCGAAGTTCATGAAGACCGACTTCCGAGGAGTCGCAGACTTCGCAATCGTGCATTACGCCGGGCGCGTTGACTACTCGGCGGCCAAGTGGCTGATGAAGAACATGGACCCATTGAACGAGAACATCGTGTCGCTGCTGCAGGGCTCCCAGGATCCGTTTGTGGTGAACATCTGGAAGGATGCTGAGATCGTTGGCATGGCACAGCAGGCCCTGACTGATACTCAGTTCGGGGCCCGCACCCGCAAGGGCATGTTCCGCACCGTGTCCCATCTGTACAAGGAGCAGCTGGCTAAGTTGATGGACACTCTGCGCAACACGAACCCGAACTTTGTGCGCTGTATCATACCGAACCACGAGAAGCGCGCCGGCAAGATCGATGCTCCCTTGGTGCTAGACCAGTTGCGGTGCAACGGTGTGCTCGAGGGCATTCGTATCTGCCGTCAGGGCTTCCCAAATCGCATTCCCTTCCAGGAGTTCCGCCAACGCTACGAACTCCTTACGCCCAACGTGATTCCCAAAGGATTCATGGACGGCAAGAAGGCCTGCGAGAAGATGATTCAGGCGCTGGAGCTGGACTCGAACTTGTATCGAGTGGGCCAGTCGAAGATCTTCTTCCGCGCTGGTGTCCTCGCTCACCTGGAGGAGGAGCGTGATTTCAAGATCTCCGACCTAATCGTTAACTTCCAGGCCTTCTGTCGTGGCTTCCTTGCGCGTCGCAACTACCAGAAGCGCTTGCAGCAACTTAACGCTATTCGCATCATCCAGCGGAATTGTGCCGCCTACCTTAAGCTTCGGAACTGGCAGTGGTGGCGTCTGTATACAAAGGTCAAGCCCCTGTTGGAGGTTACCAAGCAGGAGGAGAAGCTTGTCCAGAAGGAGGATGAGCTGAAGCAGGTACGCGAAAAGCTTGACACACTGGCCAAGAACACGCAGGAGTACGAGCGCAAGTACCAGCAGGCTTTGGTTGAGAAGACCACTCTAGCTGAGCAGCTTCAAGCCGAGATCGAGCTTTGCGCCGAGGCCGAGGAGTCGCGTTCTCGACTAATGGCGCGCAAACAAGAACTGGAGGACATGATGCAAGAGCTTGAGACGCGCAtcgaggaagaggaggaacgAGTCCTAGCGCTGGGAGGCGAAAAAAAGAAGCTTGAGCTTAATATTCAAGATCTGGAAGAGCAACTTGAAGAAGAAGAGGCCGcccgccaaaaactgcaattGGAGAAAGTACAGCTCGACgctaaaattaaaaagcacGAGGAAGACCTTGCCTTGACTGACGACCAGAACCAGAAGCTTCTAAAGGAGAAGAAGCTATTGGAAGAGCGTGCTAACGATCTGTCCCAGACACTGGCtgaggaggaggaaaaggCTAAACACCTGGCCAAGCTGAAAGCCAAGCACGAAGCCACAATCACTGAGCTCGAGGAACGTTTGCACAaggatcagcagcagcgacaggaGTCTGATCGGTCCAAGCGGAAGATCGAGACCGAAGTTGCTGATCTTAAGGAACAGCTCAACGAACGTCGCGTCCAAGTAGAGGAAATGCAGGCTCAACTGGCCAAGCGCGAGGAAGAGCTTACCCAGACTCTGTTGCGCATCGACGAGGAATCGGCCACGAAGGCCACCGCACAGAAGGCTCAGCGCGAGCTGGAGTCGCAGCTGGCCGAGATCCAAGAGGATCTAGAGGCCGAAAAGGCGGCCCGTGCAAAGGCGGAAAAGGTTAGACGCGACCTTAGCGAGGAACTAGAGGCGCTTAAGAATGAGTTGCTGGACTCTCTGGACACCACAGCCG CTCAGCAAGAGTTGCGATCTAAACGCGAGCAGGAGTTGGCTACGCTGAAAAAGTCGCTCGAAGAAGAGACAGTAAACCACGAAGGGGTTTTGGCCGACATGCGACACAAACACTCGCAGGAGCTCAACGGCATCAACGACCAGCTTGAGAACCTGCGCAAAGCCAAAACAGTCCTTGAAAAGGCCAAGGGCACCTTGGAGGCGGAGAACGCTGACTTGGCCACTGAACTGCGCAGCGTAAACAGCTCCCGGCAAGAGAACGACCGCCGGCGCAAGCAGGCAGAGTCGCAGATTGCTGAGTTGCAG GTAAAACTGGCTGAGATTGAACGCGCCCGCTCGGAACTGCAGGAGAAGTGCACAAAACTGCAGCAGGAAGCTGAGAACATAACCAACCAGCTGGAGGAAGCCGAACTAAAGGCCTCGGCCGCCGTCAAGTCTGCAAGCAACATGGAATCACAGCTTACTGAAGCTCAGCAGCTGTTGGAGGAGGAAACGCGCCAAAAGCTGGGTCTCAGCTCCAAGCTGCGTCAGATCGAGTCGGAGAAGGAGGCTCTACAAGAACAGCTGGAGGAGGATGATGAAGCCAAGCGTAATTACGAACGTAAACTGGCTGAAGTCACCGCCCAAAtgcaagaaattaaaaagaagGCCGAGGAAGATGCGGATCTGGCGAAGGAGCTGGAAGAGGGAAAGAAGCGACTCAATAAGGATATCGAAGCATTGGAACGGCAGGTTAAGGAACTAATTGCCCAGAACGATCGCCTCGAcaagagcaaaaaaaagatTCAGTCGGAGCTTGAAGATGCCACCATTGAGCTGGAAGCGCAACGTACGAAG GTGCTCGAATTggagaagaagcagaagaactTCGACAAGATTCTTGCCGAGGAGAAAGCCATATCAGAACAGATCGCCCAAGAGCGTGACACTGCAGAACGAGAAGCCCGCGAAAAAGAGACCAAGGTGCTGTCGGTTTCCCGCGAGCTAGACGAAGCTTTTGACAAAATTGAAGACCTTGAGAACAAGCGAAAGACCCTGCAAAATGAACTCGATGACTTGGCCAACACACAGGGCACTGCCGATAAAAACGTCCACGAACTGGAGAAGGCGAAGCGGGCGCTAGAGTCTCAGCTGGCTGAACTGAAAGCACAAAATGAGGAACTTGAGGACGACCTACAGCTGACCGAAGACGCAAAATTGCGTCTGGAGGTGAACATGCAGGCCCTACGTTCCCAGTTCGAACGCGACCTGCTGGCTAAGGAGGAGGGCGCCGAGGAGAAACGACGCGGACTTGTCAAGCAACTGCGGGATCTTGAGACCGAACTGGACGAGGAGCGTAAACAGCGCACGGCTGCTGTGGCGTCAAAGAAGAAACTGGAGGGCGACCTGAAAGAGATCGAAACCACCATGGAGATGCATAACAAGGTGAAGGAGGATGCGTTGAAGCACGCGAAGAAGCTGCAAGCACAAGTCAAGGACGCGCTGCGCGACGCCGAGGAGGCAAAGGCCGCCAAGGAGGAGCTACAGGCGCTGAGCAAGGAGGCCGAGCGCAAGGTCAAGGCCCTGGAGGCAGAAGTATTACAGCTGACTGAGGATCTGGCCAGCTCAGAGCGGGCGCGACGTGCTGCCGAAACGGAGCGCGACGAATTGGCCGAAGAAATTGCCAATAATGCCAACAAGGGCTCCTTAATGATCGACGAGAAGCGCCGATTGGAGGCCCGCATAGCCACTCTTgaggaggagttggaggagGAACAGTCGAACTCAGAGGTGCTGCTGGATCGCAGTCGCAAGGCGCAGCTGCAAATTGAGCAGCTGACAACTGAGTTGGCGAACGAAAAGTCCAATTCTCAGAAGAACGAAAACGGGCGCGCTCTGCTCGAACGCCAGAACAAGGAGCTGAAGGCTAAGCTTGCCGAAATCGAGACAGCACAGCGGACTAAAGTAAAGGCGACAATCGCCACGCTTGAGGCCAAGATCGCCAACCTCGAAGAGCAGCTGGAGAACGAGGGCAAGGAGAGGCTGTTGCAGCAAAAGGCCAATCGCAAGATGGATAAGAAGATTAAGGAGCTTACGATGAACATCGAGGATGAGCGGAGACATGTCGACCAGCACAAGGAGCAAATGGATAAG CTGAATAGCCGCATTAAACTGCTCAAGCGCAACTTGGACGAGACCGAAGAGGAATTGCAGAAGGAGAAGACGCAGAAGCGCAAGTACCAGCGTGAGTGCGAGGACATGATTGAATCGCAGGAAGCCATGAATCGTGAGATTAACTCACTCAAAACGAAACTACG ACGCACCGGCGGCATGGGTCTCAGCTCCAGCCGGCTCACGGGTACACCTTCATCAAAGCGCgcaggaggaggcggcggcggcgacgaCTCATCGGTGCAGGATGAATCATTAGATGGAGAGGATTCTGGCAATTGA